One Roseomonas sp. OT10 DNA window includes the following coding sequences:
- the rpoC gene encoding DNA-directed RNA polymerase subunit beta', with the protein MNELMKILGQTGQAVTFDQIKITIASPEQIRSWSYGEIKKPETINYRTFKPERDGLFCARIFGPIKDYECLCGKYKRMKFRGIICEKCGVEVTLAKVRRERMGHIELASPVAHIWFMKSLPSRVGLMVDMSLKELEKVLYFESYVVLESGLTDLKLHQLLTEDQYQEKLDEFGEDAFSVGIGAEAVKQMLTGIDLNAESTRLRAELKETTSEAKRKKLVKRLKLIESFAEGGARPEWMILDVVPVIPPELRPLVPLDGGRFATSDLNDLYRRVINRNNRLKRLIELRAPDIIVRNEKRMLQEAVDALFDNGRRGRAITGANKRPLKSLSDMLKGKQGRFRQNLLGKRVDYSGRSVIVVGPELKLHQCGLPKKMALELFKPFIYSKLEKYGHATTIKAAKRMVEKERPEVWDILEEVIREHPVMLNRAPTLHRLGIQAFEPVLVEGKAIQLHPLVCTAFNADFDGDQMAVHVPLSLEAQLEARVLMMSTNNILSPANGKPIIVPSQDIVLGLYYLSLETPEFREADEQKAPAFSDMGEIEQALAAGHITLHSKIRARRKAMTPEGEAKTERVATTAGRMMMGALLPLHPALPYSLINRQLTKKSISDVIDAVYRHCGQKESVIFADRLMGLGFRNAARAGISFGKDDMVIPDSKGAMIDRTKAEVKEFEQQYLDGLITAGERYNKVVDAWSRATEEVAGAMMKEISKQEAGKPTNSVWMMSHSGARGSPAQMRQLAGMRGLMAKPSGEIIEQPIIANFKEGLSVLEYFNSTHGARKGLADTALKTANSGYLTRRLVDVAQDCIIVTEDCGTERGLTVRAVLDGGEVVSSLSERILGRTVQRDIVHPETGEVLAQSNTLIEEALADRIEKAGVEEVYIRSVLTCDAGVGVCGHCYGRDLARGTPVNVGEAVGVIAAQSIGEPGTQLTMRTFHIGGAAQRGAEQSAVEATTDATVRVQNLAVVQNSQGAPVVMSRNCELALFDAQGRERARFRVPYGSRLLVAEGDQVQRGQKLAEWDPFTLPIITEQSGVVEYADLIEGITLVERQDEVTGLSSKVVVDYKAASKGADLRPRLILKDERGNIVKLPNGAEARYFLSPDTILSVDNGASVHAGDVIARLPRESSKTRDITGGLPRVAELFEARRPKDAAIISDIDGRVEFGKDYKAKRRIIVKADVPEGEPPIEREYLVPKGKHVSVQEGDYVKAGDPLVDGPRVPHDILRVLGVEALANYLVNEIQDVYRLQGVKINDKHIEVIVRQMLQKIEILEPGDTTYLVGEQVDRIEFEQENDRRLEAKERPARGEPVLQGITKASLQTTSFISAASFQETTRVLTEAAVAGKVDVLAGLKENVIVGRLIPAGTGSVMNRLRALAAQRDRGRLPANTPALPPGGQQAAE; encoded by the coding sequence ATGAACGAACTGATGAAGATCCTTGGCCAGACCGGCCAGGCGGTCACCTTCGACCAGATCAAGATCACCATCGCCTCGCCGGAGCAGATCCGCTCCTGGTCCTATGGCGAGATCAAGAAGCCCGAGACGATCAACTACCGCACCTTCAAGCCGGAGCGGGACGGGCTGTTCTGCGCGCGCATCTTCGGTCCCATCAAGGACTACGAGTGCCTGTGCGGCAAGTACAAGCGGATGAAGTTCCGCGGCATCATCTGCGAGAAGTGCGGCGTCGAGGTCACCCTGGCCAAGGTGCGCCGCGAGCGCATGGGCCATATCGAGCTGGCCAGCCCGGTCGCGCATATCTGGTTCATGAAGTCCCTGCCCAGCCGTGTCGGCCTGATGGTCGACATGTCGCTGAAGGAGCTGGAGAAGGTCCTGTACTTCGAGTCCTACGTGGTGCTCGAATCCGGCCTGACGGACCTCAAGCTGCACCAGCTGCTGACCGAGGACCAGTACCAGGAGAAGCTGGACGAGTTCGGCGAGGACGCCTTCTCGGTCGGCATCGGCGCCGAGGCGGTCAAGCAGATGCTGACCGGCATCGACCTGAACGCCGAAAGCACGCGGTTGCGCGCGGAGCTGAAGGAGACGACCTCCGAGGCCAAGCGCAAGAAGCTGGTCAAGCGGCTGAAGCTGATCGAGAGCTTCGCCGAGGGCGGCGCGCGTCCGGAATGGATGATCCTGGACGTGGTGCCGGTGATCCCGCCCGAGCTGCGTCCGCTGGTCCCGCTGGATGGCGGCCGCTTCGCGACCTCCGACCTGAACGACCTGTACCGCCGCGTCATCAACCGCAACAACCGCCTGAAGCGGCTGATCGAGCTGCGCGCGCCTGACATCATCGTGCGCAACGAGAAGCGCATGCTGCAGGAGGCGGTGGACGCGCTGTTCGACAACGGCCGCCGCGGCCGTGCCATCACGGGCGCGAACAAGCGGCCGCTGAAGTCGCTCTCCGACATGCTGAAGGGCAAGCAGGGCCGGTTCCGCCAGAACCTGCTGGGCAAGCGCGTCGACTATTCCGGCCGTTCGGTGATCGTGGTGGGTCCCGAGCTGAAGCTGCACCAGTGCGGTCTGCCGAAGAAGATGGCGCTGGAGCTGTTCAAGCCCTTCATCTACTCGAAGCTGGAGAAGTACGGCCACGCCACCACCATCAAGGCCGCCAAGCGGATGGTGGAGAAGGAGCGTCCCGAGGTGTGGGACATCCTGGAGGAGGTCATCCGCGAGCACCCGGTGATGCTGAACCGGGCGCCGACGCTGCACCGCCTCGGCATCCAGGCCTTCGAGCCAGTGCTGGTCGAGGGCAAGGCGATCCAGCTGCATCCGCTGGTCTGCACCGCCTTCAACGCCGACTTCGACGGCGACCAGATGGCCGTGCACGTCCCGCTGAGCCTGGAGGCCCAGCTGGAGGCGCGCGTGCTGATGATGTCGACCAACAACATCCTCAGCCCCGCCAACGGCAAGCCGATCATCGTGCCGTCGCAGGACATCGTCCTCGGGCTCTACTACCTGAGCCTGGAGACGCCGGAGTTCCGCGAGGCGGACGAGCAGAAGGCCCCGGCCTTCTCCGACATGGGCGAGATCGAGCAGGCGCTGGCCGCGGGCCACATCACGCTGCACAGCAAGATCCGCGCGCGCCGCAAGGCGATGACGCCGGAGGGCGAGGCGAAGACCGAGCGCGTGGCGACCACCGCGGGCCGGATGATGATGGGCGCGCTGCTGCCGCTGCACCCGGCGCTGCCCTACAGCCTGATCAACCGCCAGCTGACGAAGAAGAGCATTTCCGACGTCATCGACGCGGTGTACCGCCATTGCGGCCAGAAGGAGTCGGTGATCTTCGCCGACCGGCTGATGGGGCTGGGCTTCCGCAACGCGGCGCGGGCCGGCATCTCCTTCGGCAAGGACGACATGGTCATCCCCGACTCGAAGGGCGCCATGATCGACCGCACGAAGGCGGAGGTGAAGGAGTTCGAGCAGCAGTACCTCGACGGCCTGATCACCGCGGGCGAGCGCTACAACAAGGTGGTGGACGCCTGGTCGCGCGCGACCGAGGAGGTCGCCGGGGCGATGATGAAGGAGATCTCCAAGCAGGAGGCGGGCAAGCCCACCAACTCCGTCTGGATGATGTCCCACTCCGGCGCGCGCGGCTCGCCGGCGCAGATGCGCCAGCTCGCCGGCATGCGCGGCCTGATGGCCAAGCCCTCGGGCGAGATCATCGAGCAGCCGATCATCGCGAACTTCAAGGAAGGCCTGTCCGTGCTGGAGTACTTCAACTCCACCCACGGCGCCCGCAAGGGCCTGGCCGACACCGCGCTGAAGACGGCGAACTCGGGCTACCTGACGCGGCGTCTGGTCGACGTGGCGCAGGACTGCATCATCGTGACCGAGGATTGCGGCACCGAGCGCGGCCTGACCGTGCGCGCGGTGCTGGACGGGGGCGAGGTGGTCTCCTCGCTCTCCGAGCGCATCCTCGGCCGCACGGTGCAGCGCGACATCGTCCATCCGGAGACGGGCGAGGTCCTGGCGCAGAGCAACACGCTGATCGAGGAGGCGCTGGCCGACCGGATCGAGAAGGCCGGGGTGGAGGAGGTCTACATCCGCTCCGTCCTGACCTGCGATGCGGGCGTGGGCGTCTGCGGCCATTGCTACGGCCGCGACCTGGCGCGCGGCACCCCGGTGAACGTCGGCGAGGCGGTGGGCGTGATCGCCGCCCAGTCGATCGGTGAGCCGGGCACGCAGCTCACCATGCGCACCTTCCACATCGGCGGCGCCGCCCAGCGCGGGGCGGAGCAGTCGGCGGTGGAGGCGACCACGGACGCCACGGTGCGGGTGCAGAACCTCGCCGTGGTCCAGAACAGCCAGGGCGCGCCGGTGGTGATGAGCCGCAACTGCGAGCTGGCGCTGTTCGATGCCCAAGGCCGCGAGCGCGCGCGCTTCCGCGTCCCCTACGGCTCGCGCCTGCTGGTGGCGGAGGGCGACCAGGTCCAGCGCGGCCAGAAGCTGGCCGAGTGGGATCCCTTCACCCTGCCGATCATCACCGAGCAGAGCGGCGTGGTGGAGTATGCCGACCTGATCGAGGGCATCACCCTGGTCGAGCGGCAGGACGAGGTGACGGGCCTCTCCTCCAAGGTCGTCGTGGACTACAAGGCGGCCTCGAAGGGCGCCGACCTGCGGCCGCGGCTGATCCTGAAGGACGAGCGCGGCAACATCGTGAAGCTGCCCAACGGGGCGGAGGCGCGGTACTTCCTCTCGCCCGACACCATCCTGTCGGTGGACAACGGCGCCTCCGTGCATGCCGGCGACGTCATCGCCCGCCTGCCGCGCGAATCCTCGAAGACCCGCGACATCACGGGCGGCTTGCCGCGCGTGGCGGAGCTGTTCGAGGCCCGCCGGCCCAAGGATGCCGCCATCATCAGCGACATCGACGGGCGGGTGGAGTTCGGCAAGGACTACAAGGCCAAGCGCCGGATCATCGTGAAGGCGGACGTGCCCGAGGGCGAGCCGCCGATCGAGCGCGAGTACCTGGTGCCCAAGGGCAAGCACGTGTCCGTGCAGGAGGGCGACTACGTCAAGGCGGGCGATCCGCTGGTCGACGGGCCCCGCGTGCCGCACGACATCCTGCGGGTGCTGGGGGTGGAGGCGCTGGCCAACTACCTGGTCAACGAGATCCAGGACGTCTACCGGCTCCAGGGCGTGAAGATCAACGACAAGCACATCGAGGTGATCGTTCGCCAGATGCTGCAGAAGATCGAGATCCTGGAGCCCGGCGACACGACCTACCTGGTGGGCGAGCAGGTCGACCGGATCGAGTTCGAGCAGGAGAACGACCGCCGCCTGGAGGCCAAGGAGCGCCCCGCCCGGGGCGAGCCTGTCCTGCAGGGCATCACCAAGGCGAGCCTGCAGACCACCTCCTTCATCTCGGCCGCCTCCTTCCAGGAGACGACGCGGGTGCTCACCGAGGCCGCCGTGGCGGGCAAGGTGGACGTCCTGGCGGGGCTGAAGGAGAACGTGATCGTTGGCCGCCTGATCCCGGCGGGCACGGGTTCGGTGATGAACCGGCTCCGCGCGCTGGCCGCCCAGCGCGACCGCGGCCGCCTGCCGGCCAACACCCCGGCCCTGCCGCCGGGCGGGCAGCAGGCCGCCGAGTAG
- the rpsL gene encoding 30S ribosomal protein S12, whose product MPTINQLIAQGREPKPSRNKVPALQSCPQKRGVCTRVYTTTPKKPNSALRKVAKVRLTNGYEVVSYIPGEGHNLQEHSVVLIRGGRVKDLPGVRYHILRGVLDTQGIAKRRQRRSLYGAKRPK is encoded by the coding sequence ATGCCGACGATCAACCAGCTCATCGCCCAGGGGCGCGAGCCGAAGCCGAGCCGCAACAAGGTGCCGGCGCTGCAGTCCTGCCCGCAGAAGCGGGGCGTGTGCACGCGCGTCTACACCACCACCCCGAAGAAGCCGAACTCGGCGCTGCGTAAGGTGGCCAAGGTCCGCCTGACCAACGGCTACGAGGTGGTGAGCTACATCCCCGGCGAGGGGCACAACCTGCAGGAGCACTCCGTGGTCCTGATCCGTGGCGGCCGCGTGAAGGACCTTCCGGGCGTGCGCTACCACATCCTGCGCGGCGTTCTCGACACGCAGGGCATCGCCAAGCGCCGCCAGCGCCGGTCGCTGTACGGCGCCAAGCGGCCGAAGTGA
- the rpsG gene encoding 30S ribosomal protein S7, giving the protein MSRRHRAEKREVLPDPKFGDIVLSRFMNVLMYDGKKSTAEGIVYAAMDTLQRRAGKDADPLRVFHEAMDNVKPAVEVRSRRVGGATYQVPVEVRPERRQALAIRWLIESARKRGESTMEERLSGELMDAANNRGTAVKKREDTHRMAEANKAFSHYRW; this is encoded by the coding sequence ATGTCTCGTCGTCACCGCGCGGAGAAGCGCGAAGTCCTGCCCGACCCGAAGTTCGGCGACATCGTGCTCAGCCGTTTCATGAACGTGCTGATGTACGACGGCAAGAAGAGCACGGCCGAAGGCATCGTCTATGCCGCCATGGACACGCTGCAGCGCCGCGCCGGCAAGGATGCCGACCCGCTCCGCGTGTTCCATGAGGCGATGGACAACGTGAAGCCGGCGGTCGAGGTGCGGTCCCGCCGCGTCGGCGGCGCCACCTACCAGGTGCCCGTCGAGGTCCGCCCGGAGCGGCGCCAGGCGCTGGCGATCCGCTGGCTGATCGAGTCCGCGCGCAAGCGGGGCGAGAGCACCATGGAGGAGCGCCTCTCCGGCGAGCTGATGGACGCGGCGAACAACCGCGGCACCGCTGTGAAGAAGCGCGAAGACACGCACCGGATGGCAGAGGCCAACAAGGCCTTCAGCCACTACCGCTGGTAA
- the tuf gene encoding elongation factor Tu: protein MAKAKFERNKPHCNIGTIGHVDHGKTSLTAAITKVLAKAGGATFTAYDQIDKAPEERARGITISTAHVEYETANRHYAHVDCPGHADYVKNMITGAAQMDGAILVVSAADGPMPQTREHILLARQVGVPALVVFLNKVDMADPDLLELVEMEVRELLSSYQFPGDDIPIIHGSALMALEDKQPEIGEQAILKLMEAVDAYIPQPERPKDLPFLMPIEDVFSISGRGTVVTGRVERGIVKVGEEVEIVGLKDTVKTTVTGVEMFRKLLDSGEAGDNIGALLRGTKREDVERGQVLAKPGSITPHTKFKAEAYILTKEEGGRHTPFFTNYRPQFYFRTTDVTGIVKLPEGVEMVMPGDNVAMDVELIAPIAMDQGLRFAIREGGRTVGAGVVASIAA, encoded by the coding sequence ATGGCGAAGGCGAAGTTCGAGCGGAACAAGCCGCACTGCAACATCGGGACGATCGGGCACGTTGACCACGGCAAGACGTCTTTGACGGCTGCGATCACGAAGGTGCTGGCGAAGGCGGGTGGGGCGACCTTCACGGCCTACGACCAGATCGACAAGGCGCCGGAGGAGCGTGCGCGCGGGATCACGATCTCGACGGCGCACGTGGAGTACGAGACGGCGAACCGGCACTACGCGCACGTGGACTGCCCGGGCCACGCCGACTACGTGAAGAACATGATCACGGGGGCTGCGCAGATGGACGGCGCGATCCTGGTGGTCTCGGCGGCCGACGGTCCGATGCCGCAGACGCGCGAGCACATCCTGCTGGCGCGGCAGGTGGGCGTGCCGGCGCTGGTGGTGTTCCTGAACAAGGTGGACATGGCGGACCCGGACCTGCTGGAACTGGTGGAGATGGAGGTGCGCGAGCTGCTGTCCTCCTACCAGTTCCCGGGCGACGACATTCCCATCATCCACGGCTCGGCGCTGATGGCGCTGGAGGACAAGCAGCCGGAGATCGGCGAGCAGGCGATCCTGAAGCTGATGGAGGCGGTGGACGCCTACATCCCGCAGCCGGAGCGCCCGAAGGACCTGCCGTTCCTGATGCCGATCGAGGACGTGTTCTCGATCTCGGGGCGCGGGACGGTGGTGACGGGCCGCGTGGAGCGGGGCATCGTCAAGGTGGGCGAGGAAGTCGAGATCGTGGGCCTGAAGGACACGGTCAAGACGACGGTGACGGGCGTGGAGATGTTCCGCAAGCTGCTGGACAGCGGCGAGGCGGGGGACAACATCGGCGCGCTGCTGCGCGGGACGAAGCGTGAGGACGTGGAGCGCGGGCAGGTGCTGGCCAAGCCCGGCTCGATCACGCCGCACACGAAGTTCAAGGCCGAGGCCTACATCCTGACGAAGGAGGAGGGCGGGCGCCACACGCCGTTCTTCACCAACTACCGGCCGCAGTTCTACTTCCGCACGACGGACGTGACGGGGATCGTGAAGCTGCCGGAAGGGGTGGAGATGGTGATGCCGGGCGACAACGTCGCCATGGACGTCGAGCTGATCGCGCCCATCGCCATGGACCAGGGCCTGCGCTTCGCCATCCGCGAGGGCGGCCGCACCGTCGGCGCCGGCGTCGTCGCCTCGATCGCGGCGTAA
- the rpsJ gene encoding 30S ribosomal protein S10: MAADAQNIRIRLKAFDHRVLDGSTREIVNTAKRTGARVRGPIPLPTHIERFTVNRSPHVDKKSREQFEIRTHRRLLDIVDPTPQTVDALMKLDLASGVDVEIKI; encoded by the coding sequence ATGGCTGCCGACGCGCAGAACATCCGCATCCGCCTCAAGGCGTTCGATCACCGCGTGCTGGACGGCAGCACGCGGGAGATCGTCAACACCGCGAAGCGGACGGGTGCCCGGGTGCGGGGTCCGATCCCGCTCCCGACCCACATCGAGCGGTTCACCGTGAACCGCTCCCCACATGTCGACAAGAAGAGCCGCGAGCAGTTCGAGATCCGCACCCACCGGCGGCTCCTCGACATCGTGGACCCCACGCCGCAGACCGTGGACGCGCTGATGAAGCTCGACCTGGCCTCCGGCGTGGACGTCGAGATCAAGATCTAA
- the rplC gene encoding 50S ribosomal protein L3, producing MAARNGRTGLIARKLGMSRLFNEDGSTVPVTVLHVDEVRVVATRTEEKDGYVALQLGAGKAKVKNVSKPNKGHFAKTGVEAPAKVAEFRVAADAVLEPGATLTPAHFVKGQKVDVTATSKGKGFAGAMKRWNFAGLEATHGVSISHRSHGSTGNRQDPGKTFKNKKMAGHLGVERITTQNLVVAGVDAEKGLLLVKGAVPGATGAWVVVRDAVKRARPADAPYPA from the coding sequence ATGGCCGCGCGTAACGGCCGAACCGGCCTGATCGCCCGCAAGCTGGGTATGTCCCGGCTCTTCAACGAGGACGGCTCGACCGTTCCCGTGACCGTGCTGCACGTCGACGAGGTGCGCGTGGTCGCCACCCGGACCGAGGAGAAGGACGGCTACGTCGCCCTTCAGCTCGGCGCCGGCAAGGCGAAGGTCAAGAACGTCTCCAAGCCCAACAAGGGCCATTTCGCGAAGACCGGCGTCGAGGCTCCGGCGAAGGTCGCGGAGTTCCGCGTGGCGGCCGACGCCGTGCTGGAGCCCGGCGCCACGCTGACGCCCGCGCATTTCGTGAAGGGCCAGAAGGTCGACGTCACGGCGACCTCCAAGGGCAAGGGCTTCGCCGGCGCGATGAAGCGCTGGAACTTCGCCGGCCTGGAGGCCACGCACGGCGTGTCCATCAGCCACCGCTCGCACGGCTCCACCGGCAACCGCCAGGATCCGGGCAAGACCTTCAAGAACAAGAAGATGGCCGGCCATCTCGGCGTCGAGCGCATCACCACCCAGAACCTGGTGGTGGCGGGCGTCGATGCGGAGAAGGGGCTGCTGCTGGTCAAGGGCGCCGTCCCCGGCGCCACGGGCGCCTGGGTCGTCGTGCGCGACGCCGTGAAGCGTGCCCGTCCGGCCGACGCGCCGTATCCGGCCTGA
- the rplD gene encoding 50S ribosomal protein L4 has protein sequence MQIKVITLDNAEAGEVELPEALFGAEPRADIMARVVHWQLAKRRAGTHKVKGMGEVSGTTKKPYRQKGTGNARQGSLRAPQFRTGGIVHGPVVRDHGYSLNKKVRRLGLISALSQKAAEGKLVVLDATGEEGKTSKLAAQVKALGWKSALVVDAAPAKGFVRAARNLPKVQVMPTVGANVYDILNHDVLAVTRAGVEALKERLA, from the coding sequence ATGCAGATCAAGGTCATCACCCTCGACAACGCCGAGGCCGGCGAGGTCGAACTGCCGGAGGCGCTGTTCGGCGCCGAGCCGCGCGCCGACATCATGGCGCGCGTGGTGCACTGGCAGCTCGCCAAGCGCCGCGCCGGCACCCACAAGGTGAAGGGCATGGGGGAGGTCTCCGGGACCACCAAGAAGCCCTATCGCCAGAAGGGCACCGGCAATGCCCGCCAGGGCTCGCTGCGGGCGCCGCAGTTCCGGACCGGTGGCATCGTCCACGGCCCGGTGGTGCGCGACCACGGCTACAGCCTGAACAAGAAGGTCCGTCGCCTGGGCCTCATCAGCGCGCTCAGCCAGAAGGCGGCCGAGGGCAAGCTGGTGGTGCTGGACGCGACCGGTGAGGAGGGCAAGACCTCCAAGCTGGCCGCCCAGGTCAAGGCGCTGGGCTGGAAGAGCGCGCTGGTGGTCGATGCGGCCCCGGCCAAGGGCTTCGTCCGCGCCGCGCGCAACCTGCCCAAGGTGCAGGTCATGCCGACCGTCGGCGCGAACGTGTACGACATCCTGAACCACGACGTGCTCGCGGTGACGCGGGCGGGCGTCGAGGCGCTGAAGGAGCGGCTGGCGTGA
- a CDS encoding 50S ribosomal protein L23: MGREKMYQVILSPIVTEKAAAMNETGQVTFKVALDATKPQIKAAVEGLFGVDVRTVNTLVVKGKTKRFRGRPGQRSDWKKAMVQLAPGQSIDLTTGLA, translated from the coding sequence ATCGGCCGCGAGAAGATGTATCAGGTCATCCTCTCGCCGATCGTGACCGAGAAGGCGGCCGCCATGAACGAGACCGGCCAGGTCACCTTCAAGGTCGCCCTGGATGCGACCAAGCCGCAGATCAAGGCGGCGGTCGAGGGGCTGTTCGGGGTCGATGTGCGGACCGTGAACACGCTGGTGGTCAAGGGCAAGACGAAGCGCTTCCGGGGCCGCCCCGGCCAGCGCTCGGACTGGAAGAAGGCGATGGTGCAGCTGGCCCCCGGCCAGTCCATCGACCTCACGACGGGGCTCGCGTAA
- the rplB gene encoding 50S ribosomal protein L2 — protein sequence MALKTFNPVTPSLRGTVLVDRSELWKGAPVKKLTEGKSHSGGRNQHGRITVRFRGGGHKQAYRYVDFKRRTKLGISAVVERLEYDPNRTAWIALLKYRDGELAYILAPQRLKAGDTVVAAERADIKPGNAMPLGAIPVGTIIHNIEMKPGAGGKIARSAGTYAQLVGKDVGYAQIKLMSGELRLVRAECMASIGAVSNPDNSNQQMGKAGRSRWLGRKPHNRGVVMNPVDHPHGGGEGRTSGGRHPVTPWGKPTKGYKTRTNKSTDRLIVRRRNATKG from the coding sequence ATGGCATTGAAGACCTTCAACCCGGTCACCCCGTCCCTGCGCGGGACGGTGCTGGTGGACCGGTCCGAGCTGTGGAAGGGCGCCCCGGTCAAGAAGCTGACCGAGGGCAAGTCCCATTCGGGCGGCCGCAACCAGCATGGCCGCATCACGGTGCGGTTCCGCGGCGGCGGACACAAGCAGGCCTACCGCTACGTCGACTTCAAGCGTCGCACGAAGCTGGGCATCTCGGCAGTGGTCGAGCGGCTGGAGTACGACCCCAACCGCACGGCCTGGATCGCGCTGCTCAAGTACCGTGACGGCGAGCTCGCCTACATCCTCGCGCCGCAGCGGCTGAAGGCCGGCGACACGGTGGTGGCGGCGGAGCGGGCCGACATCAAGCCGGGCAACGCGATGCCGCTGGGTGCGATCCCCGTGGGGACGATCATCCACAACATCGAGATGAAGCCCGGCGCCGGCGGCAAGATCGCGCGCTCGGCCGGTACCTATGCCCAGCTCGTGGGCAAGGATGTCGGCTATGCCCAGATCAAGCTGATGTCGGGCGAGCTGCGCCTGGTCCGGGCCGAGTGCATGGCCTCGATCGGCGCGGTGTCCAACCCGGACAACAGCAACCAGCAGATGGGCAAGGCTGGCCGTTCGCGCTGGCTGGGCCGCAAGCCGCACAACCGCGGTGTCGTCATGAACCCGGTCGATCACCCGCATGGCGGTGGTGAGGGCCGGACCTCGGGCGGCCGTCACCCGGTCACGCCGTGGGGCAAGCCGACCAAGGGCTACAAGACCCGCACCAACAAGAGCACCGACCGGCTGATCGTCCGTCGGCGCAACGCGACGAAGGGCTGA
- the rpsS gene encoding 30S ribosomal protein S19, translated as MARSVWKGPFVDGYLLNKAEAARSSTRNEIVKIWSRRSTILPQFVGLTFGVYNGKKFIPVQVNENMVGHKFGEFSPTRTFTGHSSDKKAKRG; from the coding sequence ATGGCGCGCAGCGTATGGAAGGGGCCGTTCGTCGACGGCTACCTGCTGAACAAGGCGGAGGCGGCCCGGTCGTCCACGCGCAACGAGATCGTCAAGATCTGGTCGCGCCGAAGCACGATCCTGCCGCAGTTCGTCGGGCTGACCTTCGGGGTGTACAACGGCAAGAAGTTCATCCCCGTGCAGGTCAACGAGAACATGGTCGGGCACAAGTTCGGCGAGTTCTCCCCGACGCGCACCTTCACCGGGCATTCGTCCGACAAGAAGGCGAAGCGGGGCTGA
- the rplV gene encoding 50S ribosomal protein L22: protein MSKPKHERGLEETEAQAVTRNIRVSPRKLNLAAGLIRGRKAQDAVAILTFSKRRISDTVKKTLESAIANAENNHQLDVDKLVVARAEVGRAVVMKRFHARGRGRSSRVEKWFSHLKIVVAEQQAAPEPAQQEAA, encoded by the coding sequence ATGAGCAAGCCGAAGCACGAGCGCGGTCTCGAGGAGACCGAAGCGCAGGCGGTGACACGGAACATCCGCGTCTCCCCGCGCAAGCTGAACCTGGCCGCCGGGCTGATCCGCGGGCGGAAGGCGCAGGACGCTGTCGCGATCCTGACCTTCAGCAAGCGGCGCATCTCGGACACCGTGAAGAAGACGCTGGAGAGCGCCATCGCTAACGCGGAGAACAACCACCAGCTCGACGTCGACAAGCTCGTCGTCGCGCGGGCGGAGGTCGGCCGCGCCGTGGTGATGAAGCGTTTCCATGCCCGCGGCCGCGGCCGCTCGTCCCGGGTCGAGAAGTGGTTCTCCCACCTCAAGATCGTCGTGGCCGAGCAGCAGGCGGCGCCGGAGCCGGCGCAGCAGGAGGCCGCGTAA
- the rpsC gene encoding 30S ribosomal protein S3: MGHKVNPIGLRLGINRTWDSRWYADAGYSKMLHDDLKLRTKLRERLKGAGVSRVVIERPAKKPRVTIHAARPGVVIGKKGADIEVLRKDLAKLAGAEVSLNIMEIRKPEIDATLVAESIAQQLERRVAFRRAMKRAVQSAMRLGAGGIRINCGGRLGGAEIARMEWYREGRVPLHTLRADIDFGTATAKTNYGTCGVKVWIFKGEILAHDPMAQDKRAAEQAPQR, from the coding sequence ATGGGTCACAAGGTCAATCCGATCGGGCTGCGGCTGGGCATCAACCGCACCTGGGACAGCCGCTGGTACGCCGATGCCGGCTATTCCAAGATGCTGCACGACGACCTGAAGCTGCGCACCAAGCTGCGTGAGCGGCTGAAGGGCGCGGGCGTGTCGCGGGTGGTGATCGAGCGCCCGGCCAAGAAGCCGCGCGTGACGATCCATGCCGCCCGCCCGGGCGTCGTGATCGGCAAGAAGGGCGCCGACATCGAGGTGCTGCGCAAGGACCTGGCGAAGCTCGCCGGGGCCGAGGTCTCCCTGAACATCATGGAGATCCGCAAGCCCGAGATCGACGCGACCCTGGTCGCCGAGAGCATCGCCCAGCAGCTGGAGCGCCGCGTGGCCTTCCGCCGCGCCATGAAGCGCGCCGTGCAGTCCGCGATGCGCCTCGGCGCCGGCGGCATCCGCATCAACTGCGGCGGCCGCCTGGGCGGGGCCGAGATCGCGCGCATGGAGTGGTACCGCGAGGGCCGCGTGCCCCTGCATACCCTCCGCGCCGACATCGACTTCGGCACGGCGACGGCGAAGACCAACTACGGCACCTGCGGTGTCAAGGTCTGGATCTTCAAGGGTGAAATTCTGGCCCATGATCCGATGGCGCAGGACAAGCGCGCCGCGGAACAGGCGCCTCAGCGCTGA